One window of Bos indicus isolate NIAB-ARS_2022 breed Sahiwal x Tharparkar chromosome 18, NIAB-ARS_B.indTharparkar_mat_pri_1.0, whole genome shotgun sequence genomic DNA carries:
- the LOC109573021 gene encoding leukocyte immunoglobulin-like receptor subfamily A member 2 isoform X1: MRGSTTTLTFTALLCLGMCWGPWDQGQPEVLPKPSIWADPGTMVTHGSPVTIWCQGSLLADVYHLYKEGDSVYWEAKALQGSRNKAWFHFASSSSSDARQYQCAYQSRNRSSERSDPLPLVVTGVYRAPSLSAQPSPVVAAGGRVSLICSSQYAAGSLHLLKEGGADPLRHKTSRSYGNQGREQAVFPVGPVTTSHGGTYRCYDAPSIQPYLWSRPSDPLHLQVTGLSRAPSLSSQPGLLVLAGDNLTLQCRSEAGFGSFALTKDEGLSPPLRLEGQQSPDFPLGRVSRAHGGQYRCYIGHNSYSWSAPSAPLDILIAGMHRKPSLSARPGASVPQGENVTLQCRSEVRSDTFHLSKEGSLAAPQHLRLQDPAPPVQANFTLRAVTSAHSGTYRCYSSHSTAPHLLSIPSDPLELQVSGAPDSISPPQNKSDSKSDYTVQNLIRMGLAASVLLLLGVLLCQARHDRGGARDVTQS, translated from the exons ATGAGAGGCAGCACCACGACCCTGACCTTCACCGCCCTTCTCTGCCTTG GGATGTGCTGGGGCCCGTGGGACCAGGGACAACCAG AGGTTCTCCCCAAACCCTCCATCTGGGCTGACCCAGGCACCATGGTCACCCATGGGAGCCCTGTGACCATCTGGTGTCAGGGGTCTTTGCTGGCTGATGTCTACCATCTGTATAAAGAGGGGGACTCTGTATACTGGGAGGCTAAGGCCCTTCAGGGCTCCAGGAACAAGGCCTGGTTCCACTTTGCATCCTCGAGCTCAAGTGATGCCAGGCAATATCAGTGTGCATATCAGAGCAGAAACCGCTCGTCAGAGCGCAGTGACCCCCTGCCCCTGGTGGTGACAG GAGTGTACAGGGCGCCCTCCCTgtctgcccagcccagccctgtggTGGCCGCAGGAGGCAGAGTGTCCCTCATATGCAGTTCACAGTATGCAGCGGGCTCTCTGCATCTGCTGAAGGAGGGAGGCGCTGACCCGCTCCGACACAAGACGTCAAGGAGCTATGGGAACCAGGGGCGGGAGCAGGCTGTGTTCCCTGTGGGCCCCGTGACCACCTCCCACGGGGGGACCTACAGGTGCTATGATGCTCCCAGCATTCAGCCCTATCTGTGGTCGCGCCCCAGTGACCCTCTGCATCTCCAGGTCACAG GCCTGTCCCGGGCACCTTCCCTGTCCTCCCAGCCTGGCTTGCTCGTGCTCGCCGGAGACAACCTGACCCTCCAGTGTCGCTCAGAGGCCGGCTTTGGCAGCTTCGCTCTGACCAAGGACGAGGGGCTCAGCCCGCCCCTCCGTCTAGAAGGGCAGCAGAGCCCCGACTTCCCTCTGGGCCGCGTGAGCCGCGCCCACGGGGGCCAGTACAGATGCTACATCGGACACAACTCCTACTCGTGGTCGGCTCCCAGTGCCCCCCTGGACATCCTGATTGCGG GGATGCACAGGAAACCCTCCCTCTCGGCCCGCCCGGGGGCCTCAGTGCCCCAGGGAGAGAATGTGACCCTGCAGTGTCGCTCTGAGGTCCGGTCAGACACCTTCCATCTGTCCAAGGAGGGGTCGCTCGCTGCTCCCCAGCACCTGCGTCTGCAGGACCCGGCTCCACCCGTTCAGGCCAACTTCACCCTGCGTGCTGTGACCTCGGCCCACAGTGGGACCTACAGGTGCTACAGCTCACACAGCACCGCCCCTCACCTGCTGTCGATCCCCAGCGACCCCCTGGAGCTCCAGGTCTCAG GAGCCCCTGACAGTATCAGCCCACCACAAAACAAATCAGACTCCAAGAGTG ACTACACGGTGCAGAATCTCATCCGAATGGGCCTCGCGGCCTCGGTCCTGCTGCTCCTCGGGGTCCTGCTCTGCCAGGCTCGGCACGACCGCGGAGGAGCCCGAGACGTGACCCAGAGCTGA
- the LOC109571858 gene encoding leukocyte immunoglobulin-like receptor subfamily A member 6 isoform X1, translated as MGQDHAGSYRCYYSTPTGWSEPSDPLELVVTGPYGKPSLSALPSPVVTLGRNVTLKCGSRRGFNRFLLTKKGEDEVSWTLDGQRSPDGQTQALFPVGPVTPGHGWTFRCYGFYRHTPRVWSAPSDPLELLVPGLSGKPSLLTPQGPVVTSGQNLTLRCHSDVGYTRVALSKEGGQDLPQRPAQRPQRGLAQADFPLGPVGTVHGGRYRCYGGHGLSSEWSAPSEPLELLVAGRLRDSPSLLVQPGPSVAPGENVTLLCQSGNRMDTFLLSKEGAAHHPLRLRSKDQDGRYQAEFSLSPVTSAHRGTYRCYGSLSTDPYLLSQPSEPLALVVSDYTVQNLIRMGLVASVLLLLGVLLCQARHDHGGALDAARS; from the exons ATGGGACAGGACCACGCAGGGAGCTATCGGTGCTACTACAGCACCCCCACTGGCTGGTCAGAGCCCAGTGACCCCCTGGAGCTGGTGGTGACAG GACCCTACGGCAAACCCAGCCTCTCAGCCTTGCCGAGCCCTGTGGTGACCTTGGGAAGGAACGTGACCCTCAAGTGTGGCTCCCGTCGGGGATTTAACAGATTCCTTCTGACCAAGAAAGGAGAAGACGAGGTCTCTTGGACCCTGGATGGACAGCGAAGCCCCGACGGGCAGACCCAGGCCCTGTTCCCCGTGGGCCCCGTGACCCCCGGGCACGGGTGGACGTTCAGATGCTACGGCTTTTACAGGCACACCCCCCGGGTGTGGTCAGCCCCCAGCGACCCCCTGGAGCTCCTGGTCCCAG GGctgtctgggaagccctccctcctGACCCCGCAGGGCCCTGTCGTCACCTCTGGACAGAACCTGACCCTCAGGTGTCACTCTGATGTCGGCTATACCAGAGTCGCTCTGTCCAAGGAGGGGGGACAGGACCTCCCCCAGCGCCCTGCCCAGAGGCCCCAGCGGGGGCTCGCTCAGGCCGACTTCCCCCTGGGCCCTGTGGGCACCGTCCACGGGGGCCGGTACAGATGCTACGGTGGACACGGCCTCTCCTCCGAGTGGTCGGCCCCCAGTGAGCCCCTGGAGCTGCTGGTGGCAG GACGGCTCAGAGACAGCCCCTCCCTCTTGGTGCAGCCGGGCCCCTCAGTGGCCCCGGGGGAGAATGTGACCCTGCTGTGTCAGTCAGGAAACAGGATGGACACTTTCCTTCTGTCCAAGGAGGGGGCAGCCCATCACCCCCTGCGTCTGCGCTCCAAGGACCAAGACGGGCGGTACCAGGCCGAGTTCTCCTTGAGCCCTGTGACCTCAGCCCACAGGGGCACCTACAGGTGCTACGGCTCACTCAGCACAGACCCCTACCTGCTGTCACAGCCCAGTGAGCCCCTGGCGCTTGTGGTCTCAG ACTACACGGTGCAGAATCTCATCCGGATGGGCCTCGTGGCCTCGGTCCTGCTGCTCCTCGGGGTCCTGCTCTGCCAGGCTCGGCACGACCACGGAGGAGCCCTAGATGCTGCCCGGAGCTGA
- the LOC109571858 gene encoding leukocyte immunoglobulin-like receptor subfamily A member 6 isoform X2 — MEGSTSPGEDTPCVLSVQRTPRSPPSSQPGPQGGHAMAPVLPALLCLGLSVGLRTQVQAGEDSRPPKPTIWAEPGSVVPWGSPVAIWCQGTLGALEFHLDKEGTSVLWDRQKPLEPRDKAKFSILHMGQDHAGSYRCYYSTPTGWSEPSDPLELVVTGPYGKPSLSALPSPVVTLGRNVTLKCGSRRGFNRFLLTKKGEDEVSWTLDGQRSPDGQTQALFPVGPVTPGHGWTFRCYGFYRHTPRVWSAPSDPLELLVPGLSGKPSLLTPQGPVVTSGQNLTLRCHSDVGYTRVALSKEGGQDLPQRPAQRPQRGLAQADFPLGPVGTVHGGRYRCYGGHGLSSEWSAPSEPLELLVAGRLRDSPSLLVQPGPSVAPGENVTLLCQSGNRMDTFLLSKEGAAHHPLRLRSKDQDGRYQAEFSLSPVTSAHRGTYRCYGSLSTDPYLLSQPSEPLALVVSAPAAQDYTVQNLIRMGLVASVLLLLGVLLCQARHDHGGALDAARS; from the exons atggAAG GAAGCACCAGCCCCGGAGAGGACACACCCTGTGTTCTGTCTGTCCAGAGGACACCTAGATctcctccatcctcacagcctgGACCGCAGGGAGGACACGCCATGGCCCCCGTGCTCCCCGCCCTGCTCTGTCTCG GGCTGAGTGTAGGCCTGAGGACCCAAGTGCAGGCCGGTGA GGATTCCCGCCCGCCCAAACCCACCATCTGGGCTGAGCCGGGCTCTGTGGTCCCCTGGGGGAGTCCTGTGGCCATCTGGTGCCAGGGGACCCTGGGGGCCCTGGAGTTCCATCTGGATAAAGAGGGAACCTCAGTCCTCTGGGACAGACAGAAACCCCTGGAGCCCCGGGACAAGGCCAAGTTCTCCATCCTACACATGGGACAGGACCACGCAGGGAGCTATCGGTGCTACTACAGCACCCCCACTGGCTGGTCAGAGCCCAGTGACCCCCTGGAGCTGGTGGTGACAG GACCCTACGGCAAACCCAGCCTCTCAGCCTTGCCGAGCCCTGTGGTGACCTTGGGAAGGAACGTGACCCTCAAGTGTGGCTCCCGTCGGGGATTTAACAGATTCCTTCTGACCAAGAAAGGAGAAGACGAGGTCTCTTGGACCCTGGATGGACAGCGAAGCCCCGACGGGCAGACCCAGGCCCTGTTCCCCGTGGGCCCCGTGACCCCCGGGCACGGGTGGACGTTCAGATGCTACGGCTTTTACAGGCACACCCCCCGGGTGTGGTCAGCCCCCAGCGACCCCCTGGAGCTCCTGGTCCCAG GGctgtctgggaagccctccctcctGACCCCGCAGGGCCCTGTCGTCACCTCTGGACAGAACCTGACCCTCAGGTGTCACTCTGATGTCGGCTATACCAGAGTCGCTCTGTCCAAGGAGGGGGGACAGGACCTCCCCCAGCGCCCTGCCCAGAGGCCCCAGCGGGGGCTCGCTCAGGCCGACTTCCCCCTGGGCCCTGTGGGCACCGTCCACGGGGGCCGGTACAGATGCTACGGTGGACACGGCCTCTCCTCCGAGTGGTCGGCCCCCAGTGAGCCCCTGGAGCTGCTGGTGGCAG GACGGCTCAGAGACAGCCCCTCCCTCTTGGTGCAGCCGGGCCCCTCAGTGGCCCCGGGGGAGAATGTGACCCTGCTGTGTCAGTCAGGAAACAGGATGGACACTTTCCTTCTGTCCAAGGAGGGGGCAGCCCATCACCCCCTGCGTCTGCGCTCCAAGGACCAAGACGGGCGGTACCAGGCCGAGTTCTCCTTGAGCCCTGTGACCTCAGCCCACAGGGGCACCTACAGGTGCTACGGCTCACTCAGCACAGACCCCTACCTGCTGTCACAGCCCAGTGAGCCCCTGGCGCTTGTGGTCTCAG CTCCGGCAGCTCAGG ACTACACGGTGCAGAATCTCATCCGGATGGGCCTCGTGGCCTCGGTCCTGCTGCTCCTCGGGGTCCTGCTCTGCCAGGCTCGGCACGACCACGGAGGAGCCCTAGATGCTGCCCGGAGCTGA
- the LOC109573021 gene encoding leukocyte immunoglobulin-like receptor subfamily A member 2 isoform X2 codes for MRGSTTTLTFTALLCLGMCWGPWDQGQPEVLPKPSIWADPGTMVTHGSPVTIWCQGSLLADVYHLYKEGDSVYWEAKALQGSRNKAWFHFASSSSSDARQYQCAYQSRNRSSERSDPLPLVVTGLSRAPSLSSQPGLLVLAGDNLTLQCRSEAGFGSFALTKDEGLSPPLRLEGQQSPDFPLGRVSRAHGGQYRCYIGHNSYSWSAPSAPLDILIAGMHRKPSLSARPGASVPQGENVTLQCRSEVRSDTFHLSKEGSLAAPQHLRLQDPAPPVQANFTLRAVTSAHSGTYRCYSSHSTAPHLLSIPSDPLELQVSGAPDSISPPQNKSDSKSDYTVQNLIRMGLAASVLLLLGVLLCQARHDRGGARDVTQS; via the exons ATGAGAGGCAGCACCACGACCCTGACCTTCACCGCCCTTCTCTGCCTTG GGATGTGCTGGGGCCCGTGGGACCAGGGACAACCAG AGGTTCTCCCCAAACCCTCCATCTGGGCTGACCCAGGCACCATGGTCACCCATGGGAGCCCTGTGACCATCTGGTGTCAGGGGTCTTTGCTGGCTGATGTCTACCATCTGTATAAAGAGGGGGACTCTGTATACTGGGAGGCTAAGGCCCTTCAGGGCTCCAGGAACAAGGCCTGGTTCCACTTTGCATCCTCGAGCTCAAGTGATGCCAGGCAATATCAGTGTGCATATCAGAGCAGAAACCGCTCGTCAGAGCGCAGTGACCCCCTGCCCCTGGTGGTGACAG GCCTGTCCCGGGCACCTTCCCTGTCCTCCCAGCCTGGCTTGCTCGTGCTCGCCGGAGACAACCTGACCCTCCAGTGTCGCTCAGAGGCCGGCTTTGGCAGCTTCGCTCTGACCAAGGACGAGGGGCTCAGCCCGCCCCTCCGTCTAGAAGGGCAGCAGAGCCCCGACTTCCCTCTGGGCCGCGTGAGCCGCGCCCACGGGGGCCAGTACAGATGCTACATCGGACACAACTCCTACTCGTGGTCGGCTCCCAGTGCCCCCCTGGACATCCTGATTGCGG GGATGCACAGGAAACCCTCCCTCTCGGCCCGCCCGGGGGCCTCAGTGCCCCAGGGAGAGAATGTGACCCTGCAGTGTCGCTCTGAGGTCCGGTCAGACACCTTCCATCTGTCCAAGGAGGGGTCGCTCGCTGCTCCCCAGCACCTGCGTCTGCAGGACCCGGCTCCACCCGTTCAGGCCAACTTCACCCTGCGTGCTGTGACCTCGGCCCACAGTGGGACCTACAGGTGCTACAGCTCACACAGCACCGCCCCTCACCTGCTGTCGATCCCCAGCGACCCCCTGGAGCTCCAGGTCTCAG GAGCCCCTGACAGTATCAGCCCACCACAAAACAAATCAGACTCCAAGAGTG ACTACACGGTGCAGAATCTCATCCGAATGGGCCTCGCGGCCTCGGTCCTGCTGCTCCTCGGGGTCCTGCTCTGCCAGGCTCGGCACGACCGCGGAGGAGCCCGAGACGTGACCCAGAGCTGA